The Calditrichota bacterium genome contains the following window.
TAATCAAAGTAATCATTGGAAAAATTTGCGCCGATCTGGATCATCACTGCGGCGAATGCGGCCAGAAATGCGGATAGCCAATGCGCCTTGCCGTCGCCAAAAGCCATTGCCGTGCCGATAATAACAGGCGAGACCGCCGCCCACAGCGTTTTGGGCCGACTCGCTAAAATCCAGACTTTAAATTTGGAATCCGACATTTTAACCTCTTGACAATTCTTGACAACACTTGACAATATTTTATAAAATAATTGTTTGTTTCGTTCAGCAATGACATCACTGAACCCGGCGTGTCATTCAGGATGAATCTTGTAGGAAAAACGCTGGAATTGGGATTTTTATTATTTAATCGTCCGTCCAACAAGATTCTTACAGAATGACGAGTTGAATTGGCTTTGTTCCGCTGGCAGTATGGACAAGCCCACAATATCTGATTTCTTTATGCATAG
Protein-coding sequences here:
- a CDS encoding 1,4-dihydroxy-2-naphthoate polyprenyltransferase; protein product: MSDSKFKVWILASRPKTLWAAVSPVIIGTAMAFGDGKAHWLSAFLAAFAAVMIQIGANFSNDYFD